One Capsicum annuum cultivar UCD-10X-F1 chromosome 2, UCD10Xv1.1, whole genome shotgun sequence genomic window carries:
- the LOC107861235 gene encoding zinc finger protein CONSTANS-LIKE 2, giving the protein MKKCELCSSIARVYCESDQASLCWDCDARVHTANFLVAKHSRILLCNSCQSLTPWTGTGSKLGPTVSVCQTCFHRNNNDGAQHQHHSNLDDHNNDTEDDEDEDEDEDDDDYNDDDGSSDGDNQVVPLSSSTTDQPHPPSLTSSSSSSEESTSRFYRRRVFGVSNSSIDFCT; this is encoded by the coding sequence ATGAAGAAATGTGAGTTGTGCAGTTCAATTGCAAGAGTTTACTGTGAATCAGATCAAGCCAGTCTTTGTTGGGATTGTGATGCGAGAGTTCACACAGCCAATTTCCTTGTGGCTAAGCATTCAAGAATCCTTCTTTGCAATTCTTGCCAATCACTTACCCCATGGACTGGCACTGGCTCTAAGCTTGGTCCTACTGTTTCAGTATGCCAGACATGTTTTCACAGAAATAATAATGATGGGGCACAACATCAACATCACAGTAATCTtgatgatcataataatgatacggaagatgatgaagatgaggatgaggatgaggatgacGACGATTATAATGACGATGATGGAAGCAGTGATGGTGATAATCAAGTTGTTCCTTTGTCTTCTTCGACTACAGATCAACCTCATCCTCCATCATTGACGTCAAGTTCTTCAAGTAGTGAAGAATCCACTAGCAGATTTTACAGGAGAAGAGTGTTTGGTGTCTCCAATTCAAGTATTGATTTTTGCACCTAA